Within Fimbriimonadaceae bacterium, the genomic segment GACAGTCCTTGCGGCCATCCTCTTTACGGACGCCGTCGGCTTCAGCGCGTTCGCCCGCGAAGACGAGGCGGGTGCGCTCGAAGCGATCGCGGCCGACCACCGCGCGATGCGCACGCTGTGCGGCCAACACGACGGCAAGGTCGTCAAGTCCACCGGGGACGGGCTGATGATGATGTTCGACTCCGCGGTGTCGGCGTTCCAGTGCGCGTTGGCGATCCTGCGCGACGTTCCCCACTCCCGCATCAAACACCGGCTCGGACTTCACTTGGGCGATGTGACCGTATCCGAAGACGACGTGATGGGCGACGGCGTGAACGTCGCTTCCCGCCTTCAGGAGCTGGCCCAACCCGGCGAGATCTGCGCGTCTCAGACCGTCGTCGACGTCGTCCAGAGCCGCCTGAAGTTCGCGATGCGACCGATGGGCGTCCAGACGCTCAAGAACATTCCGCAACCGTTGCGGGTGTATGCCGTGGACCCCTTTGGTTCGGAAACCAGGAAGCCCCACCCGCCGCGCTTGAACGCCCGAGTGGTGGGCTTCGTGTTCGGCGCCATCGCCCTGCTCGCAATCGGCATCCCGCTTTGGATGCTCGCCCTGCGTCCACCTCCCCAGACCGTGGCGCAAAACGAGAGTGGCCCTGTGACCTTGAGCCCGGAGCTCGCCCGCTACCTCGAGAACGGCAAACCGGTCGACGGGACCACGGAAGCCCCCGCGGCACAAACGCCGGAAGAGAAGGCGCTCGCCAAGAAGGTCTCGGATCTCGAGAGCATGCAGAAGTGGTTCGACGAACAGATGAAGGCCTATCCCAAGGAGAAACCACTCACCTTGCCCGCGACAAACGGATCGAAACCCACGCAGGTCTGGAAGGACGAAACGTCGGGAGTGGTTGCCAAATCGTCCGACGACTCGCGCCCCGACGGCGTCAAGGCCGGCACGTTCGTCGAGGCGACGCGCAAGCTCATCGGTCGGATGCCGGAGGGCCCTCAGAAGGAATCGATGCTTCGCAAGCTCGAATCGCTCGCGGTCCCCCGCAAACCTCCGACCTCGACGCCCGGCGACTCGGCCCCACCGGCGCCGATGAGGCCGGGGTTTGTGCGGAACGTTCCGCTTCCCAAGGAAGTTCAGGCGCGTATCGAGGAGCTGGACAACCTGAACGTGGTGCTCGGCGACGCGCTGAAAGGGTTCAGCCCCACGCGTCCGTTTTCATTGGAGTCTCCGGGGCGGCAACCGCTCTCGCTCTGGATCGACGCCGACGGCGACCTCGTGGGCGACACCGGAGACGGCTCCGCCGCGCCCGTCGAGATGGCGACCTATATCCGGGTCGCGCGCGAGCTCTCCAAATCCCTCCCCGACGGTCCGGAGAAGGAAGCGCTCAAGGCCGCGCTGGAGAAATTCGGGCACCGGGACGGCCCGGGAAACTAGTCTGGGAGTGCGCGAGCTTGCTCGTCGCCTTGTTCCCGAGCGGCTCGCCGCGAGGACGGGGAGCCGAACAAGTTCGGCCGATTCAGGGCGTCGCGCAAGCGCGCGCACTCCCAGGTGAGGGCGTCGCGCAAGCGCGCGCACTCCCACGCTAGATCCTTCGGTTGTCTTCCAGCCTCGAAATCCCCAAGGGGTTTCCGTCTTGCAACTCCGGTGGCAGGAGCGCGTCGGGGACGCCCTGGTACGCGACGGGCCTCACGAACCGCTCGATCGCGGCCGTGCCGACCGAGGTGAAACGGGGGTCCGTCGTCGCGGGATACGGGCCTCCGTGCTGCATCGAGGGGCACACCTCCACCCCTGTGGGGAAGCCGCCCCAGAGCACCCTTCCCACCTTATTCATAAGGATGCCTAATAATTCGGCACCCTGAGGATCGGTCGCGGCGCAGTGGATCGTGGCCGTAAGCTGCCCCTCCAGCGATCGGGCGACGTCCCGCACCTCCTCCGTGTCCCGGCACGCAACGGCCAGCCCTGCGGGACCGAACACCTCGTGCGCGAGGTCGGGGTTGGCGAGGAACGTTTCCCCATCGACTTCGAACAGCGCGCCGGTCGCCCGCGTCGCCTCTTGGACCCCGCCGG encodes:
- a CDS encoding adenylate/guanylate cyclase domain-containing protein, yielding MNETPSAPDRTVLAAILFTDAVGFSAFAREDEAGALEAIAADHRAMRTLCGQHDGKVVKSTGDGLMMMFDSAVSAFQCALAILRDVPHSRIKHRLGLHLGDVTVSEDDVMGDGVNVASRLQELAQPGEICASQTVVDVVQSRLKFAMRPMGVQTLKNIPQPLRVYAVDPFGSETRKPHPPRLNARVVGFVFGAIALLAIGIPLWMLALRPPPQTVAQNESGPVTLSPELARYLENGKPVDGTTEAPAAQTPEEKALAKKVSDLESMQKWFDEQMKAYPKEKPLTLPATNGSKPTQVWKDETSGVVAKSSDDSRPDGVKAGTFVEATRKLIGRMPEGPQKESMLRKLESLAVPRKPPTSTPGDSAPPAPMRPGFVRNVPLPKEVQARIEELDNLNVVLGDALKGFSPTRPFSLESPGRQPLSLWIDADGDLVGDTGDGSAAPVEMATYIRVARELSKSLPDGPEKEALKAALEKFGHRDGPGN